CATGAAGCGGGACACCTTGCCCTGGCGCTGGTCGCGGTCCTGGAAGCCATACGTCCACGCCAGGTCCACGTGGCCGATGACCGCCAGCGGGCCCTGGGGATTGGCCAGCGCGGACTGCGGCAGCGCGGCGACGAAGGGACGCTCTCCGGGCCGGGGCAGCGCCGAGGTGAGCGACTCCAGCCTTCCGCTGAACTGGCCTCCCGCCTGCAACTGCTTCAGCCAGTGATGGAAGGCGCTGCGCGACGGCGTGCCCGCGCCGAAGCACGCGAAGAGGAACCAGACGCCGCCGGGCAGGAAGGGACGCTGGGCCAGCGCCGCGCCATCCAGGTGCTGGCCTTCGCCCAGGTTGAGCGCCCCCTGGAGCGCGAGCTTCGCGTCGGTGCTCCGCCAGCCCGCGCGCGGACTGCCCAGGCCGTGGCTCATGGAGAAGAGCAGGGTGGGCTCCTGGAGCGCGGCCTGCTCCAGGAGCGCGGTGGCGCCGGGCTCTCCCGGCACGCCCAGTTCCAGCACGTCGCGCGCGGGGAAGCGGCCCAACTCCCGCGCCTGCCGGGCGGACGCGATGGCCGGGGCCACCAGGGATTGGTAGCCCGTCCGCGTCGCGGCGGTGCCGTCGTGGACGGTGAAGAAGAGCGAGCGGGTCTGGCGCTGCGCGGAAGGGGCGTTCTCCCAGCGCAGCACCTTGTCCACGTAGGCCGCGTAGTCCTCGTCGCGTCGGAAGGCCAGGCGCCCCACGTAGGCGTCGTGGGCCGCGGCCTGCTGCAGCTCGAAGGGCACCTGGTGGAAGTCCCCCAGGAAGAGCAGGTAGCGGGGCCGGTCCTCCACGGGCACCGCTTCGTCGTCCAGCACGACGCGCACCCAGCGGGTGAAGTCCTCCAGGTTCCGGCCCTCCGCCGCCAGCTCCGGGCTCACCCGGTAGACGCGCACCGGGTGGCCGTCCTGCTGCTCCTGCCGGTGCCGGCGCAGGGGCTCGACGAGCGCGAGCAGGCGGTCGCCTTCGGGCCCCTCCGGCGCGACCAGCCCCCAGCGCTGCGCGGGCAGGGAGTTGGGGTCCTCGCCGTCGTCCCACAAGTGGCTCTCCTCGCGCCCCCGCGCGTCGTCGTCGCGCGGCACCTGGGTGGCGGCGTCGGCGGGCAGGCCGTCCGGGGCCACCGGCTCGTGTGAATCGGCGTGGGACAACAACAGCTCGACGTTCTGGGTGCTCATCTTCGGGAGGGCTCCTGGCGTCACGCGCGCGGGAAGTCGTGCGCGTGACGGCAGGACGCGCCGGAGGGCGGACGTGTGAGCCAGGGATGTCTGGCGTTGGCATTCACACACAAATGGCGTGCGGCGTCCTCTGGACGCAGTGCCCGGCATGTCGCCGTCAACCCAATCCCAGGAGCACGCCCATGCAGTCCGCCGCACAGCTGTCCGCTTACATCATCGCCTTCGCGGGTGCCGCCCGCACCGCGCAGCGCCTCATGTCGTCCGGCATGGATCCGATGACGATCGCCGAGTACTACTTCGAGGTGAACCTCACGAGCGACTTCGAGATCAAGAGCGAGACGGACGTTGCCCTCAACGTCTGGCGCATGAGCATCAAGGAGAAGCTCACGCTCGACTACAAGGAGCACATGGGTCTCACCGTGAAGTGCACCATCAAGCCGGCGGCGGTGCTCGCGGCCCAGGGTGGCGCCACCGGCGGCGGCGCCTGACGCCCGCCGTCTGGCCCCGCGAAACACGCTGAAGCAAGACACACCCGTCGCCGCCGGTGCTCCGTTCAGGGGCACCGGCGGTGGCGGTCTGCCATCCACCCTTCTTTCCCCAATCCCATCCCATGGCAAAGCCCAATCCCACGCCGGACCACGCGCAAGTCCTCATCCACGACCTCATCCTGGCCGTCCAGTCCTCGCTCGACATCGCGGAGGAGACGGCCCGCAAGCACTACTCCTTCTCCGTGGCGGAGCTGGAGGTCTCCGCCAGCTTCGACTTCGAGATGACGGAGCAGGACAGCGACATCCCCGAGGACAAGCCGCAGCCCAAGCGCTGGTTCTCCCTCTTCGGCGGCGGCACCAAGAAGGAGCACACCCGCCTGCATGACCTCAACGAGAAGGACTCCAGCAAGCTCACGGTGCGCATGCTGTTCCGCCCCGGAGGCAAGCACCTGGCGAGCGGCACCGAGTCCTCCGACAGCGCCCCCGCGGAGGAGGAAGCGACGACCGAGCCCGCTCCGGCCAAGCGCAAGTAGACGCCATGATGACAAACGAGCCCGCGGCCTTCGGAAGGCCGCGGGCTCTTCGCGTTTCAGGGGGACATCACTTCTTGTCCAGCATCCTCAAGGCGCGCTGGTAGTAGGTGTCCCGCGAGGCCTTGCCGTTGTAGCCGCCGTTGATGCGCCGGGTGATGGCGTCGAACTCGCCCTTGTCGGCGTGCTTGTTGAGGTTGCGGCTGTTCCAGAACCAGGCGGCGGTGCGGAAGCCCACGTCCAGGTCGGCCGCGCGGGCGGGGTTCTCCTCCAGGTCCAACTCCAGCGCCTTGCCCGCGGCGCGGTAGTTGGTGCGGCCGGTGATTTGGATGGGCCCGCGGCCCTTGTAGCGCGCGCCGTCGCCCGGATTGACGTTGCCCAGGTCCTTGCGCCGCTCGTAGGCGCGGCCGGACGACAGCTCCTCGAAGTAGCGGAACTCGGCGCTCTCGTGTGCCAGTTGCGCCAGGAACGCGGCCTGGCGGCGCGGGGTGTTGATGCCCGCCTCGGACATGGCGTCGTTCAGGTGCGGCAGCACCTCTTGCGCGCGGGCCCTGGGCAGCCGGGGGAGGAATGAACGCATCTGCTCCAGCGTCAGCGGCTGGAAGGTCTCGCTTTTCGGCTCGGCGGACTCGGTGGACTCGCCAGACCGCGAGGACTTGGGGGACTTGGAACCAAAGCCAAAGAAGGCCATCGGACGGACTCCCGGGTTGTGGGTGCCTGGAAGACGCCGGGTGTCTTTGAGTTGTGAGCGCCTTTGGAGGGCTCAAGGCTCGTCCGGGAGCGGTGCGCGTCCATGCCGCTGCTCACACGCGGTGTTGGCCTCCAGGGCCTTCGCGGGCAGGTCGCCCAGCAGGCCGCGCCGCTCGCCGGGCGTCAGGCACGCGGAGCTCGTGGCCTGGAGCTTCTCCTGGAGCCGCTCGATGGGGAGCGGCTCGCGCGGACGCCACACCCGGGCGCTGCCGTCCGTGGAGCCGGTGACGAGCCGGGGCTCCTCCGCGCGGGGACTGAACACGGCCGAGGTCACCTCGCCCTCGTGCGCGGAGAGGACGAGGTAGGGCTCGCCGGGGGCGTCCGTGAGCCAGACGCGGGCACGGCCATCCGCGCACGCGGTGACGACGCGGCTCCCATCCGGGCTCCAGGCGGCCCAGGGCACCGGTGCGTCGTGGCGCAGGAGCGCGCGCACGCCTCGCACCCGGCCGTGCTCCACGGTCCACAGGCGCGCCGTGCCGTCCTGCGAAGACGTGAGCACCTGGGTCGAGTCCTTCGGGTGGAAGGCCGCGGAGAGGACCCAGTCATCGTGGCTGTAGAGCGTGGCGGTGAGGCGCCCCTCCGCGCTCCAGATGCGGGCGGTGCCGTCTTGAGACGCGGTGATGAGGCGCTGGCCGTCCGGGCTGAAAGCCACGGAGCGGACCTGGTCGCCGTGCCCCTCCAGTGGGATGGGCGGCCGCGTTCCATCCACGCTCACGATGCGGGTGGCTCGCGCGCTGGAGGCGAGCGCCACGCGCAGGCCGTCCGGGCTGAAGGCGGCGCTGAAGAAGGGCTCGCGCTGGGACGCCAGCACGCGCCGGCCCGCGATGCTTCCATCCGAAGGCCACAGGCGCGCGGTGCCGTCCAGCGAGGCCGTCAGCAGCCACCGGCCATCCGGGCTGAAGGCCACGGAGCGCACGTCCTGGGTGTGGCCCCGGAAGACATGCGTGGCCCGGCCGT
The sequence above is drawn from the Corallococcus sp. NCRR genome and encodes:
- a CDS encoding glycoside hydrolase family 19 protein codes for the protein MAFFGFGSKSPKSSRSGESTESAEPKSETFQPLTLEQMRSFLPRLPRARAQEVLPHLNDAMSEAGINTPRRQAAFLAQLAHESAEFRYFEELSSGRAYERRKDLGNVNPGDGARYKGRGPIQITGRTNYRAAGKALELDLEENPARAADLDVGFRTAAWFWNSRNLNKHADKGEFDAITRRINGGYNGKASRDTYYQRALRMLDKK